Proteins co-encoded in one Dasypus novemcinctus isolate mDasNov1 chromosome 6, mDasNov1.1.hap2, whole genome shotgun sequence genomic window:
- the LOC101434078 gene encoding zinc finger protein 596-like isoform X1: MTAQVLTMQSQEYVTYKDVAVDFTKEEWDLLDTFQQKLFREVMMENINNLVSVGYQVCKTDLLSQLGQGEVWREGIGFPQYQNSGRKSAFKTWEMIEMIFNQPTCWKDTSKMALQRSHNQKNYFKCNYLQEDSSQTSTMKQHALIHMTKKSYFNKPPPAILSDHSSFNQNKHINPRNKSYECYQSSKNCMQCPDLRQYNKIPIGEQPHECNLCGKIFSQHPHCQRLERTPTEKKPHECHLCGEAFSQSSSLKKHQRTHTGEKLHECHLCGKAFSKSSYLKIHQRTHTGEKPYECHLCGKAFIRSSNLRQHERIHTGEKPHECHLCGKTFRYYAHLKVHERSHTGEKPYECHLCVKAFTTSSSLKYHESTHIEEKAHECHLCGKAFSHSSSLKKHQLTHTGEKPYECHVCGKTFSQSSSLKKHLITHTGEKMYECHLCGKAFSHSSSLKKHQRTHTGEKPHECHLCGKAFSQSSYLIVHQRTHTGEKPYECHLCGKAFIQSSNLRQHEKTHTGEIPLECHLCGKAFSQYANPKEHERSHTGKKPYECHLCGKALSHPSSLKKKSENSHFRETP, encoded by the exons ATGACAGCTCAGGTTTTGACAATGCAATCACAG GAGTATGTGACCTACAAGGATGTAGCTGTAGACTTCACCAAGGAAGAGTGGGACCTGTTAGACACATTCCAGCAAAAGCTGTTCAGAGAAGTGATGATGGAGAATATAAATAACTTGGTTTCAGTAG GATATCAAGTCTGCAAAACAGATTTGCTTTCCCAATTGGGACAAGGAGAAGTGTGGAGAGAAGGAATAGGATTTCCTCAATACCAGAATTCAG gGAGGAAAAGTGCctttaaaacatgggaaatgatagaaatgatattcaacCAACCTACCTGTTGGAAAGACACTTCTAAAATGGCATTG CAGAGATCTCACAAccaaaagaattattttaaatgtaattatttgcaAGAAGATTCCTCTCAGACATCCACAATGAAACAACATGCATTAATTCACATGacaaagaaatcctatttcaACAAACCACCACCAGCTATCCTCAGTGATCATTCGTCTTTTAATCAAAATAAGCATATTAATcctagaaataaatcatatgaatGCTATCAAAGTTCTAAAAATTGTATGCAATGTCCTGACCTAAGACAATACAATAAAATTCCCATTGGAGAGCAACCCCATGAATGTAACCTATgtgggaaaattttcagtcaacATCCCCATTGTCAACGACTTGAGAGAACTCCTACTGaaaagaaaccccatgaatgccaTCTTTGTGGGGAAGCCTTCAGTCAATCCTCTTCCCTAAAAAAACAtcaaagaactcacactggagagaaactccATGAATGCCATCTTTGTGGAAAAGCCTTTAGTAAATCCTCTTACCTTAAAATACATCAGAGAacccacactggagagaaaccctatgaatgtcacctttgtgggaaagctttcattcgaTCCTCTAACTTAAGAcaacatgagagaattcacacaggagagaaaccacatgaatgccatctatgtgggaaaaccttcagaTACTATGCTCATCTTAAAGTACACGAGAgatctcacactggagagaaaccttatgaatgccATCTCTGTGTGAAAGCATTCActacatcctcttcccttaaaTACCATGAGAGTACTCACATTGAAGAGAAagcccatgaatgtcatctatgtgggaaagccttcagtcactCCTCTTCCCTAAAAAAGCATCAgttaactcacactggagagaaaccttatgaatgtcatGTTTGTGGGAAAACCTTCAGTCAATCCTCTTCCCTGAAAAAACATCTgataactcacactggagagaaaatgtatgaatgtcatctttgtgggaaagccttcagtcactcctcttccttaaaaaaacatcagagaactcacactggagagaaaccccatgaatgccatctttgtgggaaagccttcagtcaatcTTCTTATCTTATAgtacatcagagaactcacactggagagaaaccctatgaatgccacctttgtgggaaagccttcattcaatcCTCTAACCTAAGACAACATGAgaaaactcacactggagagattCCCcttgaatgtcatctatgtgggaaagccttcagtcaataTGCTAATCCTAAAGAACATGAGAGATCGCACACTGgaaagaaaccctatgaatgtcatctttgtgggaaagcatTAAGTCACCcctcttccttaaaaaaaaagtcagagaactcacacttcagggaaaccccatga
- the LOC101434078 gene encoding zinc finger protein 596-like isoform X2 — protein sequence MTAQVLTMQSQEYVTYKDVAVDFTKEEWDLLDTFQQKLFREVMMENINNLVSVGYQVCKTDLLSQLGQGEVWREGIGFPQYQNSGRKSAFKTWEMIEMIFNQPTCWKDTSKMALRSHNQKNYFKCNYLQEDSSQTSTMKQHALIHMTKKSYFNKPPPAILSDHSSFNQNKHINPRNKSYECYQSSKNCMQCPDLRQYNKIPIGEQPHECNLCGKIFSQHPHCQRLERTPTEKKPHECHLCGEAFSQSSSLKKHQRTHTGEKLHECHLCGKAFSKSSYLKIHQRTHTGEKPYECHLCGKAFIRSSNLRQHERIHTGEKPHECHLCGKTFRYYAHLKVHERSHTGEKPYECHLCVKAFTTSSSLKYHESTHIEEKAHECHLCGKAFSHSSSLKKHQLTHTGEKPYECHVCGKTFSQSSSLKKHLITHTGEKMYECHLCGKAFSHSSSLKKHQRTHTGEKPHECHLCGKAFSQSSYLIVHQRTHTGEKPYECHLCGKAFIQSSNLRQHEKTHTGEIPLECHLCGKAFSQYANPKEHERSHTGKKPYECHLCGKALSHPSSLKKKSENSHFRETP from the exons ATGACAGCTCAGGTTTTGACAATGCAATCACAG GAGTATGTGACCTACAAGGATGTAGCTGTAGACTTCACCAAGGAAGAGTGGGACCTGTTAGACACATTCCAGCAAAAGCTGTTCAGAGAAGTGATGATGGAGAATATAAATAACTTGGTTTCAGTAG GATATCAAGTCTGCAAAACAGATTTGCTTTCCCAATTGGGACAAGGAGAAGTGTGGAGAGAAGGAATAGGATTTCCTCAATACCAGAATTCAG gGAGGAAAAGTGCctttaaaacatgggaaatgatagaaatgatattcaacCAACCTACCTGTTGGAAAGACACTTCTAAAATGGCATTG AGATCTCACAAccaaaagaattattttaaatgtaattatttgcaAGAAGATTCCTCTCAGACATCCACAATGAAACAACATGCATTAATTCACATGacaaagaaatcctatttcaACAAACCACCACCAGCTATCCTCAGTGATCATTCGTCTTTTAATCAAAATAAGCATATTAATcctagaaataaatcatatgaatGCTATCAAAGTTCTAAAAATTGTATGCAATGTCCTGACCTAAGACAATACAATAAAATTCCCATTGGAGAGCAACCCCATGAATGTAACCTATgtgggaaaattttcagtcaacATCCCCATTGTCAACGACTTGAGAGAACTCCTACTGaaaagaaaccccatgaatgccaTCTTTGTGGGGAAGCCTTCAGTCAATCCTCTTCCCTAAAAAAACAtcaaagaactcacactggagagaaactccATGAATGCCATCTTTGTGGAAAAGCCTTTAGTAAATCCTCTTACCTTAAAATACATCAGAGAacccacactggagagaaaccctatgaatgtcacctttgtgggaaagctttcattcgaTCCTCTAACTTAAGAcaacatgagagaattcacacaggagagaaaccacatgaatgccatctatgtgggaaaaccttcagaTACTATGCTCATCTTAAAGTACACGAGAgatctcacactggagagaaaccttatgaatgccATCTCTGTGTGAAAGCATTCActacatcctcttcccttaaaTACCATGAGAGTACTCACATTGAAGAGAAagcccatgaatgtcatctatgtgggaaagccttcagtcactCCTCTTCCCTAAAAAAGCATCAgttaactcacactggagagaaaccttatgaatgtcatGTTTGTGGGAAAACCTTCAGTCAATCCTCTTCCCTGAAAAAACATCTgataactcacactggagagaaaatgtatgaatgtcatctttgtgggaaagccttcagtcactcctcttccttaaaaaaacatcagagaactcacactggagagaaaccccatgaatgccatctttgtgggaaagccttcagtcaatcTTCTTATCTTATAgtacatcagagaactcacactggagagaaaccctatgaatgccacctttgtgggaaagccttcattcaatcCTCTAACCTAAGACAACATGAgaaaactcacactggagagattCCCcttgaatgtcatctatgtgggaaagccttcagtcaataTGCTAATCCTAAAGAACATGAGAGATCGCACACTGgaaagaaaccctatgaatgtcatctttgtgggaaagcatTAAGTCACCcctcttccttaaaaaaaaagtcagagaactcacacttcagggaaaccccatga